The genomic interval TGCCAGGCGTTGCGGGCTGTGGATTTATTTTCAAGTCCTTGTTTTGCATGCTTTATTCTCGAAAATGCTGCAGAGCTCAGAAAGAAAAGCAAAACTGGCATCAACCATTGCCAGCCTGCGATGCCTGCCAAATAAAAGCCCAGCAAATAGGCCACAAAGCTTCCCCGGCGGGTAAGAATATGAAGTTTAAATAACAAATAGCACCCTGGCGTCAGCGCCACCAGAATGGCCGACAAATAAAGGGAATTAACCTCATATTGAAAAGTCAGCAGGAAAAACAAGGCAAGCCCGGCCGGAATACTGAAATTATCAGAGCCCCGCATGGATGCAGTTTCAAGAATGACTGCCCATAACAAAGCAAACAGGATGTACGGGAAATTCAAGTGCAAAAAATCGGGCAACAAAAGCCAGAAAATCAAAAAGGCCGACAGGGAGTAGGCAATAATTCCGTAGACACTCTTCCGGTCATGGAAGGTCCGGATCCAACCATTGCCCTTCTTTACCAGACCTGCAAAATTTGCCAATGTATCAGAAATGGAGAGGACCATCAAAGATGAATGAAAATAATACAAGGGCAGGTCATACAAAATCAAATAAGCGGTTAAGATGCCAAGGGGATAATACAGGGTACCCAAACTCGCGTCAGTCGTTTTGTGCAGGAGGTGAAACTCTTTATAATTGAAAGTCAGAAAAGAGAAAATGGTACCGGCTATGATCAGGTACAACAAAACATTCCTTTCCAGCACACAACTCAATATCAGAATAATCAGACCCAATGAAAGATGAATGATTTTCCTGATAATAAGTCCCCTCTGATTTGTCATAGTTCTATTGTCAGCGCAATAAATGCAGAGGGATAAAATTAAACAATTTAACTATAACGATACATGATCAAATAAAACCAGTTTGGGCTAAAGCCCCGATAGATTATGTCACCAATGAACCCGGCATAAATGCCGTGCCTATTGAAACCTTAACCTCAACCTTAACCTTTACCTTAACCTCAACCTTTTACCGAAAACTTATTTTTCTAAATTTGTATATTCCTGAACCCCAAATCACTTCACCCATGAACACAAACATATTAACCAATGAACCGGCAGAAAGCTTTCTTCCCAAGTTTAGTTTTTGGATCGCTTTGCTGACGGCTATTGTCACGCTGGGCACCTTTGTCACGGCGGTGCTCACCCCTCCCCTGTCAGGGCCTTTTTGCCTGGCAGGTTGCTTCGAATATCCTTATCTTGACATCGCTTCCAGGTTTCCACGCGACTATTACTGGATGGTTCCGGCCATTTTTGTTTTCCTGCTGGCCATGGTATTGGTGATCTGTGTTCATCATTACGCGGAGGAACGAAAAAAACTTTTCAGCCAGGCTGGTTTCGCGTTTGCCATCCTGTCGGCCGGGTTGCTGGTCACCAATTATTTCCTGCAGTTGAGTGTGATCCAGCCCAGCTTGCTGAAGGGCGAAACCGATGGCATCTCCATCCTCAGCCAGTTCAATCCCCACGGGGTGTTCATTGTCCTCGAGGAGCTGGGGTTCCTGCTGATGACCCTGTCCTTTTTCGCCCTGACGCCTGTTTTTTCCGGAAAGCGAGGCCTTCAGATCACCCTGTTTTCAGGCTTTCCCCTGGCCCTGGCGGCCCTGGCAATCATCACCGCCGTCCATGGCATTCACCGCGAATACCTCTTCGAGGTGGCCGTCATAAGCATTTCCTGGCTTCAGCTGATCATCGCCTCAAGCTTAATGAGTGTGATGTTTTTCAGGGAATTAAAAAAAACAGCAAAACGGGCATGAGGTTCGTTTAGAATGATAATTCCCGGGAATTCCTTCAGACTCCTGGGCAAGAAACCCCTATGGTATAAAATCCTAAAGCATGCCGAATTAAGAAAAATAACTGCTTTTTTAAATATCATATCTAGGCATAATAAGTATTTTTATATATTTGTTGGAACCAAACATTTTC from Bacteroides sp. carries:
- a CDS encoding DUF92 domain-containing protein, whose product is MTNQRGLIIRKIIHLSLGLIILILSCVLERNVLLYLIIAGTIFSFLTFNYKEFHLLHKTTDASLGTLYYPLGILTAYLILYDLPLYYFHSSLMVLSISDTLANFAGLVKKGNGWIRTFHDRKSVYGIIAYSLSAFLIFWLLLPDFLHLNFPYILFALLWAVILETASMRGSDNFSIPAGLALFFLLTFQYEVNSLYLSAILVALTPGCYLLFKLHILTRRGSFVAYLLGFYLAGIAGWQWLMPVLLFFLSSAAFSRIKHAKQGLENKSTARNAWQVVANIIWAVISSALFLITQEEIFILFFIAFVAAVTADTWASEVGPLLNKMCFLLSTMRTAPAGTNGGISFFGSMAALSGATMISALSYFLFFGSWQWDIIAILSASAFLACFADSLLGTFAEDKLLRLDYFKKRKTLESITPNDLVNLAGSFTAFAFYLFLSWIF